Sequence from the Pontibacter pudoricolor genome:
AGGGGCGCCCGATCTTACTGGAGTTCGACAGGCTGAATGCCGGCCCGCAACGATTGGTAGCCAAGCTTATCCATTGCAACTATAACTGGACGCCTTCTAACCTTACCGAGACCCAGTATCTGAACGATTTCAATGAGTTTTTTATAACGGATGTACAGAATTCGGTAAATACGCGCGTGCCGTATGTGCATTACCGGTTCAGGGTGCCACGGGTAAAAATGAGTGGTAACTATGTGCTGGAAGTAAGGGAAGAAGGCGGAAACCTGTTACTAACCCGCCGCATGATGGTGTATGAAAACCTGACAGCTGTTACTGCAAAGTTAGGTTTACCGGCTGGTCCATCAGGCAGGCAGACACGCCAGCCGGTTGAGTTTAATGTGTTTTACCAGGACTATGAACTTATAAACCCAGCCATGGAAGTAAAGGCTGTGCTACGCCAGAACCATCGCTGGGACAATGCCAGGTTTATCCCTTCACCGACCTTTGTGCGCGACCACCTGAAACGCCTGGAATATGTGTTCTTCGAGCCGAAAGATAATTTCCTGGGTTTGGCTGAATACCGGCCATTTGATACCCGCAGTGTACGCTACAATGGCATAGGCGTAAGCAGTGTAAAAGTAGAAGCTAACCCGATAGAAGTGTTTCTACAAATCGATAAAAACCGTTCGGGAGAAGTGTATAGCCAGGAGCCGGATATTAATGGCAAGATGCTTTTCAACAACCGCGAGTACGGCAACGGTGACGTGAACAGCGACTATACCTGGGTCGATTTTGAACTGAAAGCGTCGGAAGAAACGAACGGTCAGGTTTATATTCTGGGTGCGCTAACCGACTGGAAACTTACCTCTGATGCCCGAATGCGCTACAACGCTGAAAAACAGGTTTACAACGGCAGGCTACTTTTAAAACAGGGATACTACAACTATCAATATGTACTTCAACAGAACCAAACGATAGATTATAGTTATTACGAAGGCAGTCACTTCCAGACAGAAAACTCCTACGACATCCTGATCTATTACCGCCCGCCAGGGTCAAGAGCTGATTTGTTGATCGGGTATGAGGAGATCTTGTTTAACAGGAGGAGGTAAAGTTATACTACATACATAGTGCAGATAAGCGAATGTTGTTGTTTATACTTTAGTTAATCCGTCATTGGGATTATTTTCAGATTAAAAAAATGGCGAAGCTTTCAGGCTTTAGTAGTAGGAAGGGATCACAGGCTTAAAAGAAAAGGCCTGTAAAAGAGCCAAAGGCATAAATGGAATTTGTGACTGGAAGTCTTGCGGCGGCGATGCCGGAGAAAGCCAGTGCTTTCGGACGGAAGCGTCCCCATGCAAGACTTGGAGCGGGCGAAGTTAGTCTTGAAAAAGGATAAAGTCAAGTAGGCTCACTTCGGCTAGGTAACTC
This genomic interval carries:
- a CDS encoding type IX secretion system plug protein gives rise to the protein MFRRSVFVLSLVFSLFAGCVPIEEQAQSGSSNQQTPIRYEDYIYNETIKSVQFYQATGVPEEVLEPAVTSLQQGRPILLEFDRLNAGPQRLVAKLIHCNYNWTPSNLTETQYLNDFNEFFITDVQNSVNTRVPYVHYRFRVPRVKMSGNYVLEVREEGGNLLLTRRMMVYENLTAVTAKLGLPAGPSGRQTRQPVEFNVFYQDYELINPAMEVKAVLRQNHRWDNARFIPSPTFVRDHLKRLEYVFFEPKDNFLGLAEYRPFDTRSVRYNGIGVSSVKVEANPIEVFLQIDKNRSGEVYSQEPDINGKMLFNNREYGNGDVNSDYTWVDFELKASEETNGQVYILGALTDWKLTSDARMRYNAEKQVYNGRLLLKQGYYNYQYVLQQNQTIDYSYYEGSHFQTENSYDILIYYRPPGSRADLLIGYEEILFNRRR